The following are encoded together in the Humulus lupulus chromosome 5, drHumLupu1.1, whole genome shotgun sequence genome:
- the LOC133778387 gene encoding probable CoA ligase CCL9, translated as MANNITLTGLLKKAAAEFSDRRAILVSGKFHLTHARLQEIVDHAASLLLASGVGHGDVVALTFPNTIEYIVMFLAVIRCRAVAAPLNSAYTAEEFEFYLSDSESKLLITPPKGIEAARAAASKLNITHVTATLPGGDGLIALSPSPNNESSLDAVAELTNDPSDVSLFLHTSGTTSRPKGVPLTQLNLASSVQNIKSIYKLSESDSTVVVLPLFHVHGMIAGLLSSLIAGSAVTLPAAGRFSASTFWSDMIACNATWYTAVPTIHQIILDRHLNKPEPTYPKLRFIRSCSASLAPTIMGRLEESFGAPVLEAYAMTEAAHLMASNPLPEDGGHKPGSVGKPVGQEMAILDLNGSAQLPGFSGEVCIRGPNVTKGYKNNPEANKAAFQFGWFHTGDVGYFDEDGYLHLVGRIKELINRGGEKISPIEVDAVLLSHPDLAQAVAFGVPDDKYGEEINCAVIPREGSEVDEDGVLRFCKKNLAAFKVPKKVFITDSLPKTATGKIQRRIVAEHFLAQISTAKVPKFGA; from the exons atggcgaATAATATAACCTTGACTGGTTTGTTGAAGAAGGCAGCCGCAGAATTTTCCGATCGACGAGCTATTTTAGTTTCCGGTAAATTCCATTTGACTCATGCCCGATTACAGGAGATTGTTGATCACGCTGCTTCTCTCTTACTCGCCTCCGGCGTCGGCCACGGCGATGTCGTTGCTCTCACCTTTCCCAATACCATCGAG TATATTGTGATGTTCTTGGCCGTGATTAGGTGTCGAGCCGTAGCCGCGCCGCTGAACTCGGCTTACACAGCTGAGGAGTTCGAGTTCTACCTCTCTGACTCAGAATCGAAACTGCTCATTACGCCACCTAAAGGAATCGAGGCGGCTCGAGCCGCGGCTTCGAAACTCAACATTACTCACGTGACAGCCACCCTCCCCGGAGGCGACGGCCTCATCGCTCTCTCTCCTTCTCCCAATAACGAGTCGAGCCTCGACGCGGTCGCCGAACTCACAAACGATCCGTCCGACGTGTCACTCTTCCTCCACACCTCCGGCACGACGAGTCGTCCCAAGGGAGTTCCCCTAACGCAGCTCAACTTGGCATCGTCGGTTCAGAACATAAAATCGATCTACAAACTCTCTGAGTCGGACTCGACCGTAGTGGTTCTCCCTTTATTCCACGTACACGGAATGATCGCCGGTTTGCTGAGCTCGCTCATCGCCGGATCAGCCGTGACTCTGCCGGCGGCCGGAAGATTCTCCGCCTCGACGTTTTGGTCGGACATGATCGCGTGCAACGCAACGTGGTATACAGCGGTCCCTACGATTCACCAGATCATTCTCGACCGCCACCTCAACAAGCCAGAGCCAACTTACCCAAAGCTGCGGTTTATTCGGAGCTGCAGCGCCTCGTTAGCGCCGACGATAATGGGTCGGCTCGAGGAGTCATTCGGCGCGCCGGTCTTGGAGGCGTATGCAATGACGGAAGCTGCTCATTTAATGGCTTCAAACCCATTGCCGGAAGATGGAGGCCACAAACCTGGCTCAGTTGGTAAGCCAGTGGGCCAAGAGATGGCAATTTTGGACCTGAATGGGTCGGCCCAATTACCAGGCTTCAGTGGCGAGGTTTGTATTAGAGGGCCCAATGTAACCAAAGGTTACAAGAATAACCCAGAAGCTAACAAAGCAGCTTTTCAATTCGGATGGTTTCACACCGGTGATGTCGGTTACTTCGACGAAGATGGTTATTTGCACCTTGTTGGCCGGATTAAGGAGCTCATCAACCGtggag GGGAAAAGATATCACCAATTGAAGTAGATGCAGTGCTTTTATCGCATCCAGACTTAGCTCAGGCAGTGGCTTTTGGAGTACCTGATGATAAATATGGTGAAGAG ATCAATTGCGCTGTAATTCCAAGGGAAGGATCAGAGGTAGACGAAGATGGGGTTTTACGTTTTTGCAAGAAAAACCTTGCAGCTTTCAAGGTCCCAAAGAAGGTCTTCATAACTGACTCTCTGCCCAAGACTGCCACCGGGAAGATCCAACGGCGGATCGTGGCCGAGCACTTCCTTGCTCAAATCTCCACCGCCAAAGTCCCCAAGTTTGGTGCTTAA